In one Diabrotica virgifera virgifera chromosome 5, PGI_DIABVI_V3a genomic region, the following are encoded:
- the LOC126884671 gene encoding protein GVQW3-like: MCDEKHEQRINVKFLVKLKKKTPTECYNLLKEAYGENSLSRARVFEWYKRVSEGRESAEDDQRPGRPVSVSTPQTMTEINEIVRGDRRMRIRIIAETVNADKETVRKILHELNMKKVCAKLIPKNLTPDQKLVCQQIVI; encoded by the coding sequence ATGTGTGACGAAAAACATGAGCAACGGATTAATGTGAAATTTCtcgttaaattaaaaaaaaaaactccGACTGAGTGCTATAATTTGTTGAAAGAGGCCTATGGTGAGAATTCTCTATCTCGTGCTCGTGTTTTCGAATGGTATAAACGGGTTTCTGAAGGCCGAGAGAGCGCCGAAGATGACCAACGTCCAGGTCGACCTGTCTCTGTTTCAACTCCGCAAACAATGACCGAAATAAATGAAATTGTGCGCGGAGATCGTCGTATGCGCATTCGGATAATTGCTGAGACAGTAAACGCCGATAAAGAAACTGTCAGAAAAATTTTACATGAATTGAACATGAAGAAAGTCTGTGCGAAGTTGATCCCAAAAAATTTGACCCCTGACCAAAAGCTCGTCTGTCAACAGATCGTTATTTAG